A region of Streptomyces sp. NBC_01788 DNA encodes the following proteins:
- a CDS encoding M20/M25/M40 family metallo-hydrolase gives MADAQALDEVVGFTSDLIRIDTTNRGGGDCRERPAAEYAAERLAGAGLEPVLLERTPGRTNVVARIEGTDPSADALLVHGHLDVVPARAEDWSVHPFSGEVRDGVVWGRGAVDMKNMDAMILAVVRAWARQGLRPRRDVVIAFTADEEASAEDGSGFLADRHAGLFEGCTEGVSESGAYTFHDGAGRQIYPIAAGERGTAWLRLSARGRAGHGSRVNRENAVTRLAAAIARIGAHEWPVRLTPTVRAALTELAALYGIETDLRDVDALVDKLGPAARLVEATLRNSANPTMLEAGYKINVIPGEAVAHVDGRYLPGGEEEFRATLDELTGPDVDWEFEHREVALQSPVDSPSFAAMRAAVEEFAPEGHVMPFCMPGGTDAKQFSRLGITGYGFSPLKLPEGFDYNALFHGVDERVPVEALHFGVRVLDRFLRTA, from the coding sequence ATGGCTGACGCGCAGGCGCTGGACGAGGTCGTCGGCTTCACGTCCGACCTGATCCGCATCGACACCACCAACCGGGGCGGCGGCGACTGCCGGGAGCGCCCGGCGGCCGAGTACGCCGCCGAGCGGCTCGCCGGGGCGGGCCTGGAGCCCGTGCTCCTGGAACGCACCCCGGGCCGGACCAACGTCGTGGCCCGGATCGAGGGCACCGACCCGTCGGCGGACGCGCTGCTGGTGCACGGTCACCTGGACGTGGTGCCTGCGCGCGCCGAGGACTGGAGCGTGCACCCGTTCTCCGGCGAGGTCCGCGACGGGGTCGTGTGGGGCCGGGGCGCGGTCGACATGAAGAACATGGACGCGATGATCCTCGCCGTGGTCCGCGCCTGGGCCCGGCAGGGACTGCGGCCACGGCGGGACGTGGTGATCGCCTTCACCGCCGACGAGGAGGCGAGCGCCGAGGACGGATCCGGCTTCCTCGCCGACCGGCACGCGGGACTGTTCGAGGGCTGCACCGAGGGCGTCAGCGAGTCGGGGGCGTACACCTTCCACGACGGCGCCGGACGGCAGATCTACCCGATCGCCGCCGGTGAGCGCGGCACCGCCTGGCTGCGGCTGTCCGCCCGCGGGCGGGCGGGCCACGGCTCCCGGGTCAACCGGGAGAACGCGGTGACCCGGCTCGCCGCGGCGATCGCCCGGATCGGCGCCCACGAATGGCCCGTTCGGCTCACCCCGACCGTGCGCGCGGCCCTCACCGAACTCGCCGCCCTGTACGGCATCGAGACGGACCTGCGGGACGTGGACGCGCTGGTGGACAAGCTGGGCCCGGCGGCCCGGCTGGTCGAGGCGACCCTGCGCAACAGTGCCAACCCCACCATGCTGGAAGCGGGTTACAAGATCAACGTGATCCCGGGGGAGGCCGTCGCCCACGTCGACGGGCGGTATCTGCCCGGCGGCGAGGAGGAGTTCCGCGCCACCCTCGACGAACTGACCGGCCCGGACGTGGACTGGGAGTTCGAGCACCGCGAGGTGGCGCTCCAGTCGCCGGTCGACTCGCCGTCCTTCGCGGCGATGCGGGCCGCCGTCGAGGAGTTCGCGCCGGAGGGCCATGTCATGCCGTTCTGCATGCCCGGCGGCACCGACGCCAAGCAGTTCTCGCGGCTGGGCATCACCGGGTACGGATTCTCGCCGCTGAAGCTGCCCGAGGGCTTCGACTACAACGCCCTGTTCCACGGAGTCGACGAGCGCGTCCCCGTCGAGGCGCTGCACTTCGGCGTCCGCGTCCTGGACCGCTTCCTGCGGACCGCCTGA
- a CDS encoding LpqB family beta-propeller domain-containing protein: protein MGENVRTLPCGSWPSPIDAALAAAHDGRPEFPGFVGDEVWWTEPRPAEGGRRALVRRNADGSQSTVLPAPWNVRSRVMEYGGRPWAGAVVDGIPLVVFVNFADQRLYRYEPGAEPRPLTPLSEVGGGLRWVEPQLRLEHGEVWCVLEEFTGEAPTDVRRVLAAVPLDGSAAEDRAAVRELTDERQRFVTGARLSPDGRRAAWLAWDHPRMPWDGTELLVAEVRADGTFDAPRTVAGGPEESIAQADWAADGSLLYASDRSGWWNLYRDGEPLCVREEEFAGPLWRLGQRWFAPLDCGLIAVVHGRGTTALGVLDPETGEVVDAAGPWTEFDAAPVVHGDRVVAVAAGPRSAYEVVELDTRTGRARVIGAAHDDPVDPAYYPEPQMRTFTGPDGREVHAHIYPPHHPECVAPACELPPYVVWVHGGPTSRTPLVLDLEIAYFTSRGIGVAEVNYGGSTGHGREYRNRLREQWGVVDVEDCAAVALALADEGTADRARMAIRGGSAGGWTTAASLTTTDVYACGTISYPILDLTSWSTGETHDFESQYLESLVGPLAEVPGRYAERSPAEHADRITAPFLLLQGLDDVICPPVQCERFLARLAGRRLPHAYLAFEGEGHGFRRADTLVRALEAELSLYAQVFGLDPAGIPTLELGT from the coding sequence ATGGGGGAAAACGTGCGAACCCTGCCCTGCGGATCCTGGCCCTCGCCCATCGACGCGGCCCTCGCGGCCGCGCACGACGGCAGGCCGGAGTTCCCCGGATTCGTCGGCGACGAGGTGTGGTGGACCGAGCCGCGGCCCGCCGAGGGCGGCCGCCGGGCGCTGGTGCGGCGGAACGCCGACGGCTCGCAGTCCACGGTGCTGCCCGCACCGTGGAACGTGCGCAGCCGCGTCATGGAGTACGGCGGCCGGCCCTGGGCGGGAGCCGTCGTGGACGGCATACCGCTCGTGGTGTTCGTGAACTTCGCCGACCAGCGCCTGTACCGGTACGAACCCGGCGCAGAGCCCCGCCCGCTCACCCCGCTCTCCGAGGTCGGCGGCGGACTGCGCTGGGTCGAACCGCAACTGCGCCTGGAACACGGCGAGGTGTGGTGCGTGCTGGAGGAGTTCACCGGGGAGGCGCCCACCGACGTACGGCGGGTCCTGGCCGCGGTGCCGCTGGACGGCTCGGCCGCCGAGGACAGGGCAGCGGTACGTGAACTCACCGATGAACGGCAGCGGTTCGTCACCGGCGCCCGGCTCTCGCCCGACGGGCGGCGGGCGGCCTGGCTGGCCTGGGACCACCCGCGGATGCCGTGGGACGGCACGGAGCTGCTGGTGGCCGAGGTGCGCGCCGACGGCACGTTCGACGCGCCCCGGACGGTGGCCGGCGGCCCCGAGGAGTCCATCGCCCAGGCGGACTGGGCCGCCGACGGCTCCCTGCTGTACGCGAGCGACCGCAGCGGCTGGTGGAACCTCTACCGCGACGGCGAGCCCCTGTGCGTCCGCGAGGAGGAGTTCGCCGGCCCGCTGTGGCGGCTGGGCCAGCGCTGGTTCGCGCCGCTGGACTGCGGCCTGATCGCGGTCGTGCACGGCCGCGGCACCACCGCCCTCGGCGTGCTCGACCCGGAGACGGGCGAGGTCGTCGACGCGGCGGGACCCTGGACCGAGTTCGACGCGGCGCCGGTGGTGCACGGCGACCGGGTCGTCGCGGTGGCCGCCGGCCCCCGCAGCGCCTACGAGGTCGTCGAGCTGGACACCCGGACCGGCCGGGCGCGGGTGATCGGCGCCGCCCACGACGACCCGGTCGACCCCGCCTACTACCCCGAGCCGCAGATGCGCACCTTCACCGGTCCTGACGGCCGGGAGGTGCACGCCCACATCTACCCGCCGCACCACCCGGAGTGCGTGGCGCCCGCCTGCGAGCTGCCGCCGTACGTCGTGTGGGTGCACGGCGGACCCACCAGCCGCACACCCCTCGTGCTCGACCTGGAGATCGCCTACTTCACCTCGCGGGGCATCGGGGTCGCCGAGGTCAACTACGGCGGATCCACCGGGCACGGCCGCGAGTACCGCAACCGGCTGCGCGAGCAGTGGGGCGTCGTCGACGTCGAGGACTGCGCGGCCGTCGCGCTCGCCCTCGCCGACGAGGGCACCGCCGACCGCGCCCGGATGGCGATCCGCGGCGGCAGCGCGGGCGGCTGGACCACGGCGGCCTCCCTGACCACGACCGACGTGTACGCCTGCGGCACGATCAGCTACCCGATCCTCGACCTGACCAGTTGGAGCACGGGGGAGACCCACGACTTCGAGTCGCAGTACCTGGAGTCCCTGGTCGGGCCGCTCGCCGAGGTGCCGGGCCGGTACGCCGAGCGCTCGCCCGCCGAGCACGCCGACCGGATCACGGCGCCCTTCCTGCTGCTCCAGGGCCTGGACGACGTGATCTGCCCGCCGGTCCAGTGCGAGCGGTTCCTCGCCCGGCTGGCCGGCCGGCGGCTGCCGCACGCGTACCTCGCGTTCGAGGGCGAGGGGCACGGCTTCCGCCGGGCCGACACCCTGGTACGGGCGCTGGAGGCGGAGCTGTCGCTGTACGCTCAGGTCTTCGGCCTGGACCCGGCCGGCATCCCGACCCTGGAGCTCGGCACGTGA